A region of Lycium barbarum isolate Lr01 chromosome 3, ASM1917538v2, whole genome shotgun sequence DNA encodes the following proteins:
- the LOC132630970 gene encoding uncharacterized protein LOC132630970 — MDKIKKRSRSHWIVDAIDSEENIRKLRVKVNEVINLTCEERIVVDFDYLDEPFGDGRGLLSRFCGILACDCSLFPINFEKWLSLPISYFNRVFDQIIKPKFFFRTTESVAMGHVYKSIGKKWAANKNNLWKTHEDLLKSKTEIIESVPDGIPRDQWISFVDYQYKDSTKAMRLRNAENLKKQTIPHTDGSKANATRRAEMMAQTGQRPGRTNIPCYT, encoded by the exons ATGGATAAAATTAAAAAGCGTTCTAGGTCGCATTGGATTGTAGACGCAATAG ATTCAGAAGAAAATATCAGGAAACTCAGAGTGAAAGTTAATGAAGTGATCAATTTAACGTGTGAAGAACGTATTGTGGTTGATTTTGATTACTTGGATGAACCATTTGGAGATGGACGCGGCCTTCTTTCACGCTTTTGTGGAATTTTGGCGTGTGACTGCTCTTTATTTCCAATCAACTTTGAGAAATGGTTAAGTTTACCTATTTCATACTTCAACCGCGTCTTCGATCAAATTATAAAG CCCAAGTTCTTCTTTAGGACAACCGAGTCAGTTGCAATGGGACATGTCTATAAATCTATTGGAAAGAAGTGGGCTGCAAATAAAAATAACTTGTGGAAGACACATGAAGACCTACTTAAAAGTAAAACTGAGATTATTGAAAGTGTGCCGGATGGGATTCCACGTGATCAATGGATTTCTTTTGTTGATTACCAATATAAAGATTCAACAAAG GCAATGCGATTAAGAAATGCTGAAAATCTAAAGAAACAGACTATACCACACACAGACGGCTCCAAAGCCAATGCTACGAGAAGGGCTGAAATG ATGGCTCAGACTGGACAAAGGCCTGGACGCACAAATATACCTTGCTACACATAA